From the genome of Bubalus bubalis isolate 160015118507 breed Murrah chromosome 2, NDDB_SH_1, whole genome shotgun sequence, one region includes:
- the TMEM198 gene encoding transmembrane protein 198 isoform X1 — protein sequence MGPRLWGSPSPCSCFFPFPRPSLSPRTSRDWSASRCWRRSGVAAAQGPVPPAQQPPSPHRGLLPDPSQLEALAPGDRGPSGPCTASFAQKLRSPPAQLLPPEPDDAFWGAPCEQPLERRYEALPALVCIMCCLFGVVYCFFGYRCFKAVLFLTGLLFGSVVIFLLCYRERVLETQLSAGASAGIALGIGLLCGLVAMLVRSVGLFLVGLLLGLLLAAAALLGSAPYYQPGSVWGPLGLLLGGGLLCALLTLRWPRPLTTLATAVTGAALIATAADYFAELLLLARYAVERLRAAPVPPLCWRSWALLALWPLLSLMGVLVQWRVTAERDSHTEVVISRQRRRVQLMRIRQQEERKEKRRKKRPPRALPRGSRAPPRPGPPDPAYRRRPVPIKRFNGDILSPSYIQSFRDRQTGSSLSSFMASPTDADYEYGSRGPLTACSGPPVRV from the exons ATGGGGCCGCGGCTCTGGGGCAGCCCGAGCCCCTGCTCCTgcttctttcccttccccaggcccaGCCTAAGTCCCCGGACGTCGCGGGACTGGAGTGCCAGCCGGTGTTGGAGGCGGAGCGGCGTCGCCGCCGCGCAGGGACCGGTCCCTCCGGCCCAGCAGCCCCCTTCCCCTCACCGCGGACTTTTACCGGACCCCAGTCAGCTGGAGGCTCTGGCGCCCGGCGACCGCGGCCCCTCCGGCCCCTGCACAGCCTCTTTCGCTCAGAAGCTCAGGTCCCCTCCAGCCCAG TTGCTGCCCCCGGAGCCAGATGATGCCTTCTGGGGAGCACCCTGTGAACAGCCCCTGGAGCGCAGGTACGAGGCACTGCCGGCGCTCGTCTGCATCATGTGCTGTCTGTTTGGAGTCGTCTACTGCTTCTTCG GTTACCGTTGCTTCAAGGCAGTACTCTTTCTCACCGGGTTGCTGTTTGGCTCGGTGGTCATCTTCCTGCTGTGCTACCGAGAGCGGGTGCTGGAGACGCAGCTGAGTGCTGGGGCAAGCGCAGGCATCGCGCTGGGCATCGGGCTGCTCTGTGGGCTGGTGGCCATGCTGGTGCGCAGTGTGGGCCTCTTCCTGGTGGGCCTGCTGCTTGGGCTTCTGCTTGCCGCTGCCGCCCTGCTGGGCTCCGCACCCTACTACCAGCCGGGCTCCGTCTGGGGCcccctggggctgctgctgggggGCGGCCTGCTCTGCGCCCTGCTCACTCTGCGCTGGCCCCGCCCACTCACCACCCTGGCCACCGCGGTGACCGGTGCCGCGCTCATCGCCACGGCTGCGGACTACTTTGCCGAGCTGCTGTTGCTGGCGCGCTATGCAGTGGAGCGTCTGCGGGCTGCCCCTGTACCCCCCCTCTGCTGGCGGAGCTGGGCCCTGCTGGCACTGTGGCCCCTGCTCAGCCTCATGGGCGTTCTGGTGCAGTGGCGGGTGACGGCCGAGCGGGATTCCCACACGGAAG TGGTCATCAGCCGGCAGCGCCGACGTGTGCAACTGATGCGGATTCGGCAGCAAGAAGAACGCAAGGAGAAGCGGCGCAAAAAGAGACCCCCAAGGGCTCTCCCCAGAGGCTCTCGGGCTCCTCCGAGGCCTGGGCCCCCTGACCCTGCTTATCGGCGTAGGCCAGTGCCCATCAAGCGCTTCAATGGAGACATCCTCTCCCCG agttacATCCAGAGCTTCCGGGATCGGCAGACTGGGAGCTCTCTGAGCTCCTTCATGGCCTCACCCACAGATGCGGACTATGAGTACGGGTCCCGGGGCCCGCTGACGGCCTGCTCTGGGCCTCCAGTGCGGGTATAG
- the TMEM198 gene encoding transmembrane protein 198 isoform X2 — protein sequence MPGTVATLRFQLLPPEPDDAFWGAPCEQPLERRYEALPALVCIMCCLFGVVYCFFGYRCFKAVLFLTGLLFGSVVIFLLCYRERVLETQLSAGASAGIALGIGLLCGLVAMLVRSVGLFLVGLLLGLLLAAAALLGSAPYYQPGSVWGPLGLLLGGGLLCALLTLRWPRPLTTLATAVTGAALIATAADYFAELLLLARYAVERLRAAPVPPLCWRSWALLALWPLLSLMGVLVQWRVTAERDSHTEVVISRQRRRVQLMRIRQQEERKEKRRKKRPPRALPRGSRAPPRPGPPDPAYRRRPVPIKRFNGDILSPSYIQSFRDRQTGSSLSSFMASPTDADYEYGSRGPLTACSGPPVRV from the exons ATGCCGGGCACTGTGGCAACACTTCGGTTCCAGTTGCTGCCCCCGGAGCCAGATGATGCCTTCTGGGGAGCACCCTGTGAACAGCCCCTGGAGCGCAGGTACGAGGCACTGCCGGCGCTCGTCTGCATCATGTGCTGTCTGTTTGGAGTCGTCTACTGCTTCTTCG GTTACCGTTGCTTCAAGGCAGTACTCTTTCTCACCGGGTTGCTGTTTGGCTCGGTGGTCATCTTCCTGCTGTGCTACCGAGAGCGGGTGCTGGAGACGCAGCTGAGTGCTGGGGCAAGCGCAGGCATCGCGCTGGGCATCGGGCTGCTCTGTGGGCTGGTGGCCATGCTGGTGCGCAGTGTGGGCCTCTTCCTGGTGGGCCTGCTGCTTGGGCTTCTGCTTGCCGCTGCCGCCCTGCTGGGCTCCGCACCCTACTACCAGCCGGGCTCCGTCTGGGGCcccctggggctgctgctgggggGCGGCCTGCTCTGCGCCCTGCTCACTCTGCGCTGGCCCCGCCCACTCACCACCCTGGCCACCGCGGTGACCGGTGCCGCGCTCATCGCCACGGCTGCGGACTACTTTGCCGAGCTGCTGTTGCTGGCGCGCTATGCAGTGGAGCGTCTGCGGGCTGCCCCTGTACCCCCCCTCTGCTGGCGGAGCTGGGCCCTGCTGGCACTGTGGCCCCTGCTCAGCCTCATGGGCGTTCTGGTGCAGTGGCGGGTGACGGCCGAGCGGGATTCCCACACGGAAG TGGTCATCAGCCGGCAGCGCCGACGTGTGCAACTGATGCGGATTCGGCAGCAAGAAGAACGCAAGGAGAAGCGGCGCAAAAAGAGACCCCCAAGGGCTCTCCCCAGAGGCTCTCGGGCTCCTCCGAGGCCTGGGCCCCCTGACCCTGCTTATCGGCGTAGGCCAGTGCCCATCAAGCGCTTCAATGGAGACATCCTCTCCCCG agttacATCCAGAGCTTCCGGGATCGGCAGACTGGGAGCTCTCTGAGCTCCTTCATGGCCTCACCCACAGATGCGGACTATGAGTACGGGTCCCGGGGCCCGCTGACGGCCTGCTCTGGGCCTCCAGTGCGGGTATAG